From the Agromyces laixinhei genome, the window GATACGGCCACGCCGCCCAGCTGATGCCGAGGATGCCGGTGCCGACGAGCAGGATGAACGCGGCGATCGCGATGACGTAGACGGTGACGCCGTCATAGCCGACGCCCGGCGCGATGTCGGGGTTCAGGAACGGGTAGGGGTACCAGCCGACGGCCGCACCGCGGATCATCGTGTAGACGACCCAGACGATCGGGAAGATCGCGATCACCCAGATGCGCTGCCATTCGATCGGCCGGCGCCCCGGGGCGAGCACCCAGTCGAGCACCACGTACAGCGGCGCCCAGACGTGCAGGATCTCGTTGGACCACGGCAGTGTGGCCGCCTGGTCGAGCGAAATGTCGCGCAGCAGCAGGTTGTAGACGACGAACGTCGTCGCCATGTAGGTCACGATCGAGGCGCGCGCGAGGTTGTACCAGGTGGGGTCGCTCGGCGAGCGGACGGCGTACCAGGCGCCGATGAGCAGCACGATCGCTGCGAGCGCGTTCGAGAGGATCGTGAAGAAGCTCAGGAAGTTGACGACGAAGAAGGCGGGATCGGGCACCATCGACAGGCTCTTCGCGAACTGCCCGACGATCGCGATGACGACGGCGGCGGCCGCCGCCACCCTGATGACGCCCCAGACAGTGCGCATGCGTCCTCCGCTGTCAGTGATCTCCCCGTCGCTCGACGGTCGGTGAGATCATAGCGAGGTCGGATACAGTGCGAAGGACGAACTCGGGAGGGTGTGTCGATGCGGGCTTTGGTGATCGATCAGACGGGCGGGGCCGACGAGCTCCACATCGCCGAGGTACCCGACCCCATCCGCATCAACGACGAGGTGATCGTGCGGGTCGTTGCGGCGGGCGTGAACCCGATCGACGCGAAGACGCGTGCCGGGCGCGGCGTCGCCGCGGCCATCCCCTCCTACCCCGCCGTGCTCGGCGCCGATTTCGCCGGAGTCGTCGAGTCGGTGCCGTACTCGGCCCATCCCCTGCAGCCGGGCGACCGCGTCTACGGCATGGGCCGGGTGCCGCGCGTGGGCGGCAGCTACGCCGAGCTCATCGCCGTGAGCTCGCTGGGCGTCACCCGCATGCCGACCACGCTGTCGTTCGCCGAGGCGGCCGCGGTGCCGCTCGCTGCCCTCACCGCATGGGGAGCCGTCGTCGACACGGCGCGCGTCCACGACGGACAGCGGATGCTCGTGCACGCCGGCGCGGGCGGCGTCGGCCACTTCGCCGTGCAGTTCGCGGCGTACTTCGGTGCGATCGTGACGGCCACCTGCTCGGCGAGCAACGCCGAGTTCCTGCACGAGCTCGGTGCCCGCCGCGTCGTC encodes:
- a CDS encoding NADP-dependent oxidoreductase; this encodes MIDQTGGADELHIAEVPDPIRINDEVIVRVVAAGVNPIDAKTRAGRGVAAAIPSYPAVLGADFAGVVESVPYSAHPLQPGDRVYGMGRVPRVGGSYAELIAVSSLGVTRMPTTLSFAEAAAVPLAALTAWGAVVDTARVHDGQRMLVHAGAGGVGHFAVQFAAYFGAIVTATCSASNAEFLHELGARRVVDYTSERFDEVVSEQDVVIDLIGNVKDATGSRSLDVLRPAGLIVSVPTGAWPAMAEEAAERGIRSTGYTVAPDARTLSVITRLIDDGAVRVQLDRELPLEAGAEAHRLIEAGHVRGKVVLRVAPDPA
- a CDS encoding Pr6Pr family membrane protein: MRTVWGVIRVAAAAAVVIAIVGQFAKSLSMVPDPAFFVVNFLSFFTILSNALAAIVLLIGAWYAVRSPSDPTWYNLARASIVTYMATTFVVYNLLLRDISLDQAATLPWSNEILHVWAPLYVVLDWVLAPGRRPIEWQRIWVIAIFPIVWVVYTMIRGAAVGWYPYPFLNPDIAPGVGYDGVTVYVIAIAAFILLVGTGILGISWAAWPYRGAAEAAEAPAAEASESIPR